One stretch of Lacrimispora sphenoides DNA includes these proteins:
- a CDS encoding transketolase, which translates to MDIVELKGKCKDIRKDIINMTADAASGHPGGSLSAVELMAALFYTQMRVDPKDPDNEDRDRFVLSKGHAAPCYYAVLGEMGFFDKAEFKNFRQLHSILQGHPDAKKVPGIDASTGSLGQGISIAVGMALGAKAQNKDTKVYTLLGDGELQEGQVWEACMAAANYHLDNLTIIIDNNGLQIDGSNEQVMSLGDLSSKFKAFGFNVLELPDGNNLEEVLAAYSISTMEGRPKCILAHTVKGKGVSFMENQVGWHGKAPSEAERQQALKELEG; encoded by the coding sequence ATGGACATTGTGGAATTAAAAGGGAAATGCAAGGATATCCGCAAGGATATTATTAATATGACAGCTGATGCAGCCAGCGGCCATCCAGGCGGTTCTTTATCAGCGGTAGAGCTGATGGCAGCACTGTTTTATACACAGATGCGGGTAGATCCAAAGGACCCGGACAATGAGGACCGGGACCGCTTTGTACTGAGCAAGGGACATGCAGCTCCCTGCTATTATGCGGTATTAGGTGAAATGGGCTTTTTTGACAAAGCGGAATTCAAGAACTTCCGACAGCTCCACAGCATTCTTCAGGGACATCCGGATGCAAAAAAGGTTCCCGGAATCGATGCTTCCACCGGCTCTCTGGGACAGGGAATCTCCATTGCGGTAGGAATGGCACTTGGAGCAAAGGCTCAGAATAAGGATACAAAAGTATATACCCTGCTTGGAGATGGAGAGCTTCAGGAAGGACAGGTTTGGGAGGCATGCATGGCAGCAGCCAACTACCATCTGGACAATCTCACGATCATCATTGATAACAACGGTCTTCAGATCGACGGAAGCAATGAACAGGTTATGTCCCTCGGTGATTTATCTTCCAAATTCAAAGCTTTTGGATTTAATGTACTGGAGCTTCCGGACGGCAACAATCTGGAAGAAGTTCTGGCAGCATACTCCATCAGCACCATGGAAGGAAGGCCAAAATGCATCCTGGCACACACCGTAAAAGGAAAAGGCGTTTCCTTTATGGAAAACCAGGTAGGCTGGCACGGTAAGGCACCAAGTGAAGCAGAAAGACAGCAGGCATTAAAGGAACTGGAGGGTTAA
- a CDS encoding ABC transporter permease, translating to MLSKKNQSETSEIQAPSLWNTNPLMIWLKRNMASMIALVFLCIILSITTDTFLVKNNLLSVLRQVCVNGFIAFGITCVLICGGIDLSVGSVVAAAGVIAVRCGNAGLPVILCFLIPLLFGAVIGLFNGYVISHTTLPPFIVTLSMQIIVRGVSYILTGGQPAQSNNETFNNMGVGSFLGIPIPVVFVIVAFVILYFIMNRTSFGRHVYATGGNKEAAKYAGVDTKWIQVRVFIISGVMAALAGVVLAARLYSGQPSVGEGFERDAIAASVLGGTSFNGGIGTMGGTVIGVLIIGVLNNGMNLLKISSYWQFVVKGCVILGAVYVDYLKKRGSLKK from the coding sequence ATGTTAAGCAAGAAGAATCAATCAGAGACATCTGAGATACAAGCACCAAGCCTCTGGAACACCAATCCTTTGATGATCTGGCTGAAGCGCAATATGGCATCCATGATCGCGTTGGTATTCCTGTGTATTATTTTATCGATTACAACCGATACCTTTCTTGTTAAAAATAACCTGCTCAGCGTATTGCGCCAGGTCTGCGTCAATGGTTTTATTGCATTCGGTATCACATGCGTTCTGATTTGCGGCGGTATTGACTTATCCGTAGGCTCCGTTGTAGCGGCTGCCGGTGTTATTGCCGTACGCTGTGGAAATGCGGGACTGCCGGTTATCCTTTGCTTTCTGATTCCACTGTTATTTGGTGCGGTCATCGGTCTTTTCAATGGATATGTTATTTCGCACACAACTCTGCCACCATTTATCGTAACCTTATCCATGCAGATCATCGTACGAGGTGTCAGCTACATATTAACAGGCGGTCAGCCCGCACAGTCCAATAACGAAACATTCAACAACATGGGTGTAGGAAGCTTCCTTGGAATTCCCATTCCGGTTGTATTTGTAATCGTTGCATTTGTAATTCTTTATTTCATCATGAACCGTACCTCCTTTGGACGTCATGTCTATGCCACCGGCGGAAACAAGGAAGCAGCCAAATACGCAGGTGTTGATACCAAATGGATCCAGGTAAGGGTATTCATCATCAGTGGTGTGATGGCAGCCTTAGCCGGCGTGGTTCTGGCAGCAAGGCTGTATTCCGGTCAGCCATCCGTAGGAGAAGGCTTTGAGCGAGATGCAATCGCAGCTTCCGTACTTGGTGGTACAAGCTTTAACGGCGGTATCGGTACAATGGGCGGAACCGTGATCGGTGTGCTGATCATCGGTGTTCTTAATAACGGTATGAACCTGCTTAAGATAAGCAGCTACTGGCAGTTTGTAGTAAAGGGATGCGTAATCCTTGGAGCGGTATACGTGGATTACTTAAAAAAGAGAGGTTCCCTCAAAAAGTAA
- a CDS encoding sugar ABC transporter ATP-binding protein, with translation MSNEYVFEMKDITKAFGRNVVLDGVSISIKPGEVRALMGENGAGKSTLMKILGGIFSADSGTIYMDGKEASIKTVDDARKYGVSFIHQEITNIPEMTIAENIFLGREPKNHLKLVDYRKMKHEAQKALDALGLDLDAGMLIRGLSVAQQQMIEIARAVNEGAKILILDEPTASLSKSETDNLFAQIDRLRKAGVAMIYISHRMEETFKVCDSVTVLRDGKFIGTRDTKETTENELISMMVGREFNNMYGNKRVIGGDVIMEVKHLTTHKVFDISFTLRKGEILGFSGLVGAGRTELALALFGIDSIQSGEIWLEGKKLTISKPKDAMNAGIALVPEERKEQGLFLSHSIATNLTFQVLSDFIHQLRVDKKKESNIVDEFKQKLSIKMASVEQTAGELSGGNQQKIVISKWLAAKPKVLILDEPTRGIDVGAKAEIYKLMHSLASEGVSIIMISSELPEIINNSSRVAIMREGHLAGILDQQETETTQETIMSFAVGGEHTTC, from the coding sequence ATGTCAAATGAATATGTTTTTGAAATGAAAGATATAACCAAAGCGTTTGGTCGCAATGTTGTACTTGACGGAGTCAGTATTTCCATAAAGCCCGGAGAAGTCCGGGCTCTTATGGGAGAGAATGGAGCAGGAAAATCCACCTTAATGAAGATCCTTGGCGGAATTTTCAGTGCTGATTCGGGCACCATCTACATGGACGGGAAGGAAGCTTCCATAAAGACCGTAGACGATGCCCGCAAGTATGGTGTCAGTTTTATTCATCAGGAAATCACCAACATTCCTGAGATGACGATTGCAGAAAATATTTTTCTTGGCCGGGAACCCAAAAACCATTTGAAGTTGGTGGATTACCGGAAAATGAAGCATGAGGCGCAGAAAGCTCTTGATGCGCTGGGACTGGATCTGGATGCTGGTATGCTGATTCGGGGGTTATCCGTAGCACAGCAGCAGATGATAGAAATTGCAAGAGCGGTGAATGAGGGGGCAAAAATCCTGATTCTGGACGAACCCACAGCATCTTTGTCAAAAAGCGAGACAGACAATCTGTTTGCACAGATCGACCGTTTAAGAAAAGCCGGAGTTGCGATGATCTACATCTCCCATCGTATGGAAGAGACCTTTAAGGTCTGCGATTCGGTAACGGTACTCCGTGACGGTAAGTTTATAGGAACCAGAGATACAAAAGAAACAACAGAAAATGAATTGATAAGTATGATGGTAGGCCGTGAATTTAACAACATGTATGGAAACAAACGTGTCATCGGCGGGGACGTCATCATGGAAGTGAAACATTTAACAACCCATAAGGTATTTGATATCAGTTTTACATTGAGAAAAGGGGAAATACTTGGATTTTCAGGATTAGTAGGGGCGGGGCGTACCGAACTGGCACTGGCGTTATTCGGCATTGACAGCATTCAGTCAGGAGAGATCTGGCTGGAAGGGAAAAAACTTACCATCAGTAAACCCAAGGATGCAATGAACGCAGGCATCGCACTGGTGCCGGAAGAGCGTAAGGAGCAGGGGCTTTTCCTTAGCCATAGCATTGCAACCAATCTGACATTCCAGGTGCTTTCTGATTTTATACATCAGTTACGAGTGGACAAGAAAAAGGAATCGAATATTGTAGATGAGTTCAAACAGAAGCTTTCTATTAAGATGGCCTCCGTTGAACAGACGGCAGGAGAGCTTTCCGGCGGCAACCAGCAGAAGATCGTCATATCCAAATGGCTGGCAGCTAAGCCGAAGGTACTCATACTGGACGAACCGACCCGAGGGATCGACGTAGGCGCAAAGGCGGAGATATATAAGCTGATGCACAGCCTGGCCAGTGAAGGAGTTTCTATTATCATGATCTCTTCGGAGCTTCCTGAGATCATCAATAACTCCAGCCGGGTTGCCATCATGAGGGAAGGACATCTGGCCGGAATCTTAGACCAGCAGGAGACGGAAACTACACAGGAAACGATCATGTCATTTGCAGTGGGAGGAGAACATACAACATGTTAA
- a CDS encoding sugar ABC transporter substrate-binding protein, which produces MRKVTAIVLSAMMALSLSACGSTAKETDVKETTVASSGTETTAAKTEDTREPIKIGVSAPDLTNVFFIQIKDAMQAALSGTKDELIIQDAGGDQNKQMNDVMDMINQGCDVICISAINSEGVRATLEACKEADIPVIAFNTSVKNPELVQCTVVSDNKEAGKLCAQALAESLGGKGKVVEITYSTTEVCYDRQFGFEEELKKYPDIEIIQTKDVEKPKSDYSQPIMVDFINANPVIDGVFTINDPTARGAIAALKEAGRLDATKVVSVDGSDEGKGFIRTGEMVASAAQDPAGIGTTCIETAYRLLSGQTIEEKVVVPMSIITKENVDQ; this is translated from the coding sequence ATGAGAAAAGTTACTGCAATTGTATTATCAGCCATGATGGCCTTGTCATTAAGCGCTTGCGGTTCCACTGCAAAGGAAACCGATGTAAAGGAAACCACAGTAGCCAGCTCCGGTACTGAAACAACCGCAGCAAAAACAGAGGATACCAGAGAGCCGATTAAGATCGGAGTTTCTGCACCGGATTTAACCAATGTGTTCTTTATCCAGATTAAAGATGCCATGCAGGCAGCTCTTAGCGGAACGAAGGATGAATTGATCATCCAGGATGCCGGCGGTGATCAGAATAAGCAGATGAATGACGTAATGGATATGATCAACCAGGGCTGTGACGTCATCTGTATTTCCGCGATCAACTCAGAAGGAGTACGTGCTACTCTGGAAGCATGCAAGGAAGCTGACATACCTGTCATTGCATTCAATACCTCAGTAAAGAATCCGGAACTGGTTCAGTGTACGGTTGTATCTGATAATAAAGAAGCTGGAAAACTGTGTGCACAGGCTCTGGCAGAATCTTTAGGCGGTAAAGGAAAAGTAGTAGAAATTACATATAGTACCACAGAAGTTTGCTATGATCGTCAGTTCGGTTTTGAAGAAGAATTAAAGAAGTATCCAGACATTGAAATCATCCAGACCAAAGACGTTGAGAAACCAAAGTCCGATTATTCTCAGCCGATCATGGTAGACTTTATCAACGCAAACCCAGTAATCGACGGAGTATTCACCATCAATGACCCGACAGCACGCGGTGCCATCGCAGCCCTTAAGGAAGCAGGCCGCTTAGACGCTACCAAGGTTGTTTCCGTGGACGGTTCAGATGAAGGAAAAGGCTTTATCCGTACCGGTGAAATGGTAGCATCTGCAGCACAGGATCCAGCAGGAATCGGTACAACCTGTATCGAAACCGCTTATCGTCTTCTGTCCGGACAGACCATTGAAGAGAAGGTAGTTGTACCGATGTCTATCATTACAAAGGAGAACGTAGATCAGTAA
- a CDS encoding Spy0128 family protein gives MIRKRKILRKLSLLLLLCMTFSLMPVKTFAESPVPEDMVEEHDAVPGDPDIVSEDSLEDVPALATSSIASPSGKDSGIEDFTDETSNGMEEDLYFVFDPQPETLEEVQALIDAYEEEYQAALKSSGYSAALEIQKPRWEYEVDRSLMPAGWRCDFLTDEASGAVYWTFFPSLTAFSSSVTVTGGAQLPGVINGTSDDMTIELSADFSMTGTVTLPALANGRSIVIDGGGIELPGGYTHFTFASGNAGEYTLKNMTLGTGTGGIKVNAGSGQVTIEQVTFDGLSSSAVSLGSQRVVIKDSQFLNGTSNAISGEGNSVAIEGSLFKDNVAAFGGAILGASNTTYNITNCSFVGNRGTWPGYNGGAIGADGRINIVMNISNSYFEENAAENGNISATTGGRGGAISYYNTNQSYLTISQCYFKGNKATTVVSTADGGALSYYTGTSYSNTWIIEDSTFEENIARDDAGAIHFEKTVPDGNCSLTVRNCTFYKNAGQHVDGVYYGGAIQACSSVNVELESNTFYGNIHERGSGGNDLGEHSSFHLGSLSTLRPLWTLRNNLFVNDSAASTKKNTQITANRVTDNGGNVGADYSVKQNVNLKVKDIFGANDPQLNEYGNERNAGVEGSEYETCINTLMIVPRHVAGSGTNADGEAAASPITFDERGKLREAGSKDAGAVEIAWVKFDSGEGNWEGLTEEGFVLGESYYIGSETKNYWLISDVGGNVLALSDANMTPPSAGMILLGWDTDPSADDVVYEAGDIVDSMEQTVYAVWGEAGVVTYGLTYHKNDSSGATKEYGGYTLGESVPVKALTAVEDWTVPEGKTFLEWTDTADVTESSLWYQPGDLFEITAEKKDLYAQWEETHGPVPEYASADVTGTKRLTGRALEAGEFSFTLNETTDGGTYAQTVTNDADGNFAFPAITYSAAGTYTYIVSEVNGGISGISYDNTVYSVTAEVTVKGNDALTAAVTYQKVGIQVDEISFQNTYSDGGGNNGSGESGGGNSGGGSSGGGNSGGSSNGGSTEVPAKTTDSSPDSTTILEVKPVPVSDLVPEPVDASSLPKTGDSSTPVSGVLVVLGAALLAAGILLRQRSETRQP, from the coding sequence TTGATTAGAAAACGAAAGATTTTAAGAAAACTGAGCCTGCTGTTATTACTGTGCATGACATTCAGCTTAATGCCTGTAAAAACTTTTGCCGAAAGTCCCGTACCTGAGGATATGGTAGAGGAACATGACGCAGTACCTGGGGATCCGGACATTGTGTCTGAGGATTCACTGGAGGACGTACCGGCTTTGGCCACAAGCAGCATTGCTTCACCTTCCGGAAAGGATAGCGGAATTGAAGATTTTACGGACGAGACCTCCAACGGAATGGAAGAAGATCTGTATTTTGTATTTGATCCGCAACCGGAGACTTTGGAGGAGGTACAGGCGTTAATCGATGCTTATGAGGAAGAGTATCAGGCAGCGTTAAAGAGCAGCGGATATTCAGCTGCTTTGGAAATACAAAAGCCCCGTTGGGAATATGAGGTGGATCGCTCGCTCATGCCTGCCGGCTGGCGATGCGATTTCCTTACTGATGAAGCCTCCGGGGCGGTCTACTGGACATTCTTCCCCAGTCTGACGGCGTTTAGCAGCTCGGTCACGGTCACTGGAGGAGCACAACTTCCTGGAGTGATTAACGGTACGTCGGATGACATGACGATAGAGCTGTCTGCTGATTTTTCCATGACAGGAACGGTAACCCTGCCGGCTCTTGCCAACGGGAGGAGCATTGTAATTGACGGCGGGGGCATCGAATTGCCAGGAGGATATACGCACTTTACCTTTGCTTCAGGCAATGCAGGAGAATATACACTTAAGAATATGACTTTGGGGACAGGCACCGGTGGGATAAAAGTGAATGCAGGTTCCGGACAGGTAACGATTGAACAAGTAACATTTGATGGGCTTTCAAGCAGTGCCGTATCGTTAGGAAGCCAGAGGGTTGTTATAAAGGATTCACAGTTTTTAAATGGTACGTCAAATGCAATATCAGGCGAAGGAAATAGCGTGGCCATCGAAGGCTCTCTTTTTAAGGATAATGTCGCAGCGTTCGGCGGAGCAATCCTTGGCGCCTCCAACACGACTTACAACATCACCAATTGCAGCTTTGTGGGCAATCGGGGGACTTGGCCCGGCTATAATGGCGGAGCGATCGGCGCTGATGGACGGATAAACATTGTGATGAATATCAGCAACAGTTATTTTGAGGAAAATGCAGCGGAAAATGGCAATATTTCTGCTACAACAGGAGGCCGCGGCGGTGCCATATCGTATTACAATACGAACCAAAGCTATTTAACAATCAGTCAATGCTATTTTAAAGGAAACAAAGCTACAACTGTGGTGAGTACCGCAGATGGCGGTGCGCTTTCCTATTATACAGGAACCTCCTATTCAAATACATGGATCATTGAAGATTCGACATTTGAGGAAAATATAGCAAGGGATGATGCGGGAGCGATTCACTTTGAAAAAACTGTACCAGATGGAAACTGTTCTCTGACCGTAAGGAACTGCACTTTTTATAAGAACGCGGGCCAACATGTGGATGGCGTCTATTACGGAGGTGCGATCCAGGCCTGCAGTTCAGTAAACGTGGAACTGGAAAGCAATACTTTTTATGGAAACATCCATGAACGCGGGTCAGGAGGAAACGACCTAGGCGAACATTCTTCTTTTCATTTGGGATCCTTGTCAACTCTTCGGCCCCTCTGGACACTGAGAAATAATTTATTTGTTAATGATTCCGCTGCTTCGACGAAGAAAAACACCCAGATTACCGCAAACAGAGTCACCGATAACGGCGGCAATGTGGGGGCGGATTACAGCGTTAAACAGAATGTAAACTTAAAGGTGAAGGATATATTCGGCGCAAACGATCCGCAGCTTAACGAATATGGAAATGAGCGGAATGCGGGGGTGGAAGGCTCAGAATATGAGACCTGTATCAATACGCTGATGATCGTGCCCAGGCACGTGGCAGGAAGCGGAACCAATGCGGATGGGGAAGCTGCTGCATCCCCGATTACGTTCGATGAGCGTGGGAAGCTTCGGGAAGCGGGAAGCAAAGATGCCGGTGCGGTTGAAATAGCCTGGGTGAAATTTGATTCAGGTGAAGGTAATTGGGAAGGCCTTACAGAAGAAGGTTTTGTACTGGGAGAAAGTTACTACATAGGTTCAGAAACAAAAAATTACTGGCTTATCAGTGATGTAGGGGGAAATGTGCTTGCACTTTCTGATGCCAATATGACTCCTCCGTCGGCAGGTATGATTCTGCTTGGCTGGGATACCGATCCGTCAGCAGATGACGTGGTCTATGAAGCGGGAGATATCGTTGATTCCATGGAGCAGACGGTATATGCAGTCTGGGGCGAGGCTGGAGTGGTTACATATGGATTGACTTACCATAAGAATGACAGCAGCGGAGCAACAAAAGAGTATGGCGGGTATACGCTGGGTGAGTCAGTTCCCGTAAAAGCTTTAACTGCCGTAGAAGATTGGACGGTGCCTGAGGGAAAGACATTTCTGGAATGGACTGATACGGCAGATGTGACGGAAAGCTCCCTGTGGTATCAGCCCGGTGATCTCTTTGAGATAACGGCTGAAAAGAAAGATCTGTATGCACAATGGGAGGAAACTCACGGACCGGTGCCGGAATATGCCAGCGCGGATGTCACAGGTACAAAGAGATTAACGGGCCGGGCGCTTGAGGCCGGGGAATTCAGCTTTACACTGAATGAAACAACGGACGGCGGAACGTATGCTCAGACGGTTACTAATGATGCCGATGGCAATTTTGCGTTTCCTGCCATTACTTATAGTGCTGCAGGCACCTATACCTATATAGTATCAGAGGTCAATGGAGGAATAAGCGGAATAAGCTATGACAACACGGTTTACTCAGTGACTGCAGAGGTTACAGTCAAAGGGAACGATGCCTTAACGGCGGCAGTGACGTACCAAAAAGTAGGGATCCAGGTTGATGAAATCTCATTCCAAAATACATATTCTGACGGCGGAGGGAACAACGGTAGTGGGGAAAGCGGCGGAGGAAACAGCGGCGGAGGCAGCAGCGGCGGAGGAAACAGCGGTGGAAGCAGCAACGGAGGCAGTACGGAAGTACCCGCCAAAACAACAGATTCTTCCCCCGATTCCACTACCATCTTGGAAGTAAAGCCGGTACCCGTGTCCGATCTGGTACCAGAGCCTGTAGATGCTTCTTCCCTGCCTAAAACCGGGGATAGCAGTACACCGGTTTCTGGGGTTCTAGTGGTGCTGGGGGCAGCATTGCTTGCTGCGGGTATCCTGCTTAGGCAGCGTTCGGAAACAAGACAACCATAA
- a CDS encoding FadR/GntR family transcriptional regulator translates to MEEVSRIPIVQQVVNSMKEFAAADGIEVGQKLPTEKEWCEKLTVGRGTVREAFRILEARGLVEIKPGRGAFLVSKKELGQEELAEWFLKNEVELKDYIEVRSAVEPLCARIVAKRASDAELEQIERIHFRFIRAVEEEDIAGMAKYDEKLHRQIVEASKNKMLIFMSRKIDECIRDFRLKTFQVPQNAQNAIRAHHNIVEALKARDEEVSELYAKRHISLINTDLNVIIKR, encoded by the coding sequence ATGGAAGAGGTTTCTAGAATTCCGATCGTGCAGCAGGTGGTGAACAGTATGAAGGAATTTGCTGCAGCAGACGGAATAGAAGTCGGGCAAAAATTGCCTACGGAAAAAGAATGGTGTGAGAAGCTGACGGTGGGTCGTGGTACAGTCAGAGAAGCTTTCCGTATTCTAGAGGCCCGTGGCCTGGTGGAGATCAAACCTGGACGAGGAGCATTTCTGGTCAGTAAAAAAGAGCTGGGGCAGGAAGAACTGGCAGAATGGTTCCTTAAAAATGAAGTGGAATTAAAGGATTATATTGAGGTCCGAAGTGCCGTGGAGCCCTTATGTGCAAGGATCGTAGCGAAGCGGGCCTCTGATGCGGAGCTTGAGCAGATTGAACGGATCCATTTCCGGTTTATCCGCGCAGTAGAGGAAGAGGACATTGCCGGAATGGCAAAATATGATGAGAAGCTGCACCGGCAGATCGTGGAAGCCAGCAAAAATAAGATGCTGATTTTTATGAGCAGAAAGATTGATGAGTGCATCCGGGATTTCCGGTTAAAGACTTTCCAGGTACCGCAAAATGCACAGAATGCCATAAGAGCCCATCATAATATAGTGGAAGCCTTAAAAGCGCGGGACGAAGAGGTGTCAGAGCTTTATGCAAAGAGACATATCTCCCTGATCAATACGGATTTGAATGTTATCATTAAGCGGTAA